A stretch of Gossypium hirsutum isolate 1008001.06 chromosome A06, Gossypium_hirsutum_v2.1, whole genome shotgun sequence DNA encodes these proteins:
- the LOC107930611 gene encoding U-box domain-containing protein 4, whose product METENAVNYKFMGRSFTDLSINDDSSAFSDCNSDRSGEFSTASSQSRRLFLACTNSDNSDEFIRQLVSDLGSCSIDEQKNAAFELRLLAKNKPENRIKIAKAGAIKPLISLITSTDPNLQENGVTAILNLSLCDENKELIASSGAIKPLVRALRTGTSTANENAACALLRLSQVEENKVAIGRSGAIPLLVNLLENGGIRGKKDASTALYSLCTVKENKIKAVEAGIMKPLVELMADFGSNMVDKSAFVLSVLVSVPEAKTALVDEGGIPVLVEIIEVGSQRQKEIAAAILLQICEDSVVYRTKVAREGAIPPLVALSQSGTNRAKQKAEKLIELLRQPRSANAAASPSDL is encoded by the exons ATGGAGACAGAGAATGCAGTGAATTACAAGTTTATGGGGAGGAGCTTTACTGATTTGAGTATCAACGATGATTCTTCTGCTTTTAGTGATTGTAACAGCGACAGATCCGGTGAGTTCTCCACGGCGTCATCGCAAAGCCGGAGGTTATTTCTCGCTTGTACTAATTCTGATAACTCCGATGAATTTATACGGCAACTCGTATCGGATCTTGGCTCCTGTTCGATTGATGAGCAAAAGAACGCGGCTTTTGAGCTTAGATTGTTGGCGAAGAACAAACCGGAGAATCGAATCAAGATCGCTAAAGCCGGTGCGATCAAACCGTTGATTTCGTTAATCACATCAACCGATCCTAACCTTCAAGAAAACGGCGTGACGGCGATTTTGAATCTGTCTTTATGCGACGAGAATAAAGAACTTATAGCTTCATCTGGAGCGATTAAGCCACTGGTTAGAGCTTTGAGAACGGGAACTTCAACGGCGAATGAAAACGCGGCTTGTGCTTTGCTTCGGTTGTCACAAGTGGAAGAAAACAAGGTTGCAATCGGACGGTCAGGAGCGATTCCACTTTTGGTTAACCTTCTCGAAAACGGTGGAATTCGCGGCAAAAAAGACGCATCAACGGCTCTGTATTCATTATGCACGGTTAAAGAGAACAAGATCAAGGCCGTTGAAGCTGGAATCATGAAACCGCTAGTGGAATTAATGGCAGATTTCGGTTCCAACATGGTTGACAAATCGGCTTTCGTTTTGAGCGTGCTGGTATCAGTACCGGAAGCCAAAACGGCATTAGTTGATGAAGGAGGGATTCCCGTTTTGGTTGAAATCATTGAAGTTGGATCACAAAGACAAAAGGAAATCGCCGCCGCAATCTTGTTGCAGATTTGTGAAGATAGTGTGGTGTACCGTACTAAGGTGGCCCGCGAAGGAGCGATTCCTCCCTTAGTCGCTTTGTCTCAGTCAGGCACCAATCGCGCCAAGCAAAAG GCAGAGAAATTGATAGAGCTGCTCCGGCAACCAAGGTCCGCCAACGCCGCAGCCAGTCCCTCAGATCTGTAA